In Paracoccus aerodenitrificans, the following are encoded in one genomic region:
- a CDS encoding Hint domain-containing protein translates to MAIYRGTDGNDSTGGTIGSDVRSGASGDDTIWGGPGGDYIGGDFIGVHIPTRYQQQAAGFNVPITLADDMRSANASDPAGTPYRYEFVNNNTVNLQIYYVEPDGSITAVGNVPLGQARSFNVNSAGGKFIAVNNDTGEIYRHMDVTGNASAAVTTDIKAVVQGNDSLSGGAGDDTIFGDGGNDRLYGGDYRENDTAYSDSDYLDGGAGTDTIYAGAGNDKLAGGTDNDTLMGELGRDTLVGGGGTYSLSGGDGNDIIHGDNYTIIDSSATDGRYTNIFGNGLSASYKDDSAATHVTYRFVHDVGGNIDVYYIQPNGDLAFVTSVSSGNYNGASLPANASIAIVQDSVIMGVIPRSETGAAQTYDISNYMSGTFGETAPGAAADLIDGGAGADTIYAQAGDDVVEGGTGADFIDAGSGGDKVVGGEGSDIILTGSGDDVVYGESESGGALPGVNFNDLINTGAGRDIVYGQQGNDTVSGGIGNDDLFGGVGNDRLLGDGGADSLEGGDGNDTLTGDGPGLLPRRIGSSQTVPNFLTSDAGSDTAFTGPGTGAGKTAVTFENNYVRGVTIYYVEPDGTLKTATMGIPNGGNNERTFHFPENSNVVAVDGASGEIVGYYADITDPSWGGSIEITAEGNEDADQFAPTGGNDTLIGGAGRDDIDGMDGDDTIDGGADADVMRGGVGDDAITVSGGDQAYGEDDRDTFTFDLANIADGDTITIDGGTGSTAAGDIDDWDTIDLTGLTIVSHTNVLEDADGNSYSGSVVLSDGSKEFTVRFTELEQPLCYCRGTMIETIDGLVAVEDLHVGDMVRTKDNGFKPLIWIGASHLSEARLVLEPGLRPIRIQADALAPGYPSEDLYVSPQHRVLVRSRVAQKMFGVDEVLVAAKQLLMLDGIDYADDAEGVDYYHFLFDQHEVVYSNGAETESLYTGPEALKSLSEDARVEILAIFPELRDLDYDAVPARMLSSGRLARKLAIRHRKNQKPLYAAGRL, encoded by the coding sequence ATGGCAATTTACAGAGGTACCGATGGCAACGACAGTACTGGCGGAACCATCGGGAGTGACGTCAGATCCGGCGCGAGTGGGGACGATACGATCTGGGGTGGTCCCGGCGGCGATTATATTGGCGGCGACTTCATCGGGGTTCACATTCCGACGCGGTACCAGCAGCAGGCAGCAGGCTTCAATGTCCCCATAACACTTGCAGATGATATGCGTTCTGCGAATGCCAGCGATCCAGCGGGTACGCCATATCGTTACGAGTTTGTAAACAACAATACTGTCAATCTTCAGATCTATTACGTAGAGCCGGATGGCTCGATTACTGCTGTGGGCAATGTTCCTTTGGGGCAGGCGCGGTCGTTCAATGTCAATTCTGCAGGCGGTAAGTTCATTGCTGTCAACAATGACACTGGTGAAATTTACCGGCATATGGATGTCACCGGAAATGCTTCCGCCGCTGTCACGACAGATATTAAAGCGGTCGTGCAGGGGAATGATTCGCTTTCCGGCGGAGCAGGCGACGACACGATTTTCGGCGATGGCGGCAATGATAGGCTCTATGGCGGAGATTATCGTGAGAATGATACGGCCTACAGCGATAGTGATTATCTTGATGGCGGGGCCGGAACCGACACGATTTATGCTGGCGCTGGTAATGATAAACTCGCCGGGGGTACCGATAACGACACACTTATGGGTGAACTTGGCCGCGACACGCTCGTCGGTGGTGGCGGTACGTACTCTCTTTCCGGTGGTGATGGTAACGATATCATCCACGGTGATAATTATACAATAATCGACAGTTCTGCAACCGACGGTCGCTATACCAACATCTTTGGTAACGGGCTGTCCGCCAGCTACAAAGACGATAGTGCCGCCACACATGTCACTTACAGGTTTGTTCATGATGTAGGCGGAAATATCGACGTTTATTACATTCAGCCGAACGGCGACCTCGCATTTGTTACCTCTGTTTCGAGCGGGAACTATAATGGCGCAAGCCTGCCTGCCAATGCGAGCATCGCGATCGTTCAGGACAGCGTTATCATGGGGGTCATTCCGCGCTCTGAAACCGGAGCGGCGCAGACGTATGATATCTCCAACTATATGTCCGGTACGTTCGGTGAAACTGCGCCCGGCGCTGCCGCCGACCTTATCGACGGTGGTGCAGGAGCCGATACGATATATGCACAGGCAGGAGACGACGTCGTTGAAGGCGGTACAGGTGCGGACTTCATCGATGCCGGCTCTGGCGGCGATAAGGTTGTTGGCGGCGAGGGCAGCGACATCATTCTGACCGGTTCGGGTGATGATGTCGTATACGGCGAAAGCGAAAGCGGCGGTGCTTTGCCCGGCGTCAACTTCAACGACCTTATAAACACCGGCGCTGGCAGAGACATCGTCTATGGTCAGCAGGGAAATGATACTGTGTCCGGCGGTATCGGAAATGATGATCTTTTCGGTGGCGTTGGCAATGACCGATTGCTTGGTGATGGTGGCGCGGACAGCCTTGAAGGAGGCGATGGTAATGACACCCTGACCGGTGATGGTCCTGGTCTGCTGCCAAGACGTATCGGCTCCAGTCAGACTGTTCCCAATTTCCTAACCAGCGATGCAGGCTCTGACACCGCGTTCACGGGACCTGGTACTGGAGCTGGCAAGACCGCAGTTACATTCGAAAATAACTACGTCAGAGGCGTAACTATCTACTATGTCGAGCCGGACGGAACCCTGAAGACGGCGACGATGGGGATACCCAATGGCGGCAATAATGAACGGACCTTTCATTTTCCGGAAAATTCGAATGTCGTCGCGGTGGATGGAGCGTCGGGCGAGATCGTCGGATATTATGCCGATATCACCGATCCAAGCTGGGGCGGCTCCATCGAAATTACCGCAGAGGGCAACGAAGATGCCGACCAGTTCGCGCCAACTGGTGGTAATGATACGCTGATTGGTGGCGCTGGACGAGATGACATCGACGGCATGGATGGCGACGACACCATTGATGGTGGTGCCGACGCTGATGTTATGCGCGGCGGCGTCGGAGATGATGCGATTACCGTCAGCGGCGGCGACCAAGCCTATGGCGAAGACGACCGCGATACGTTCACATTCGATCTGGCGAATATCGCGGATGGCGATACGATCACGATTGACGGTGGGACTGGTTCCACGGCCGCAGGGGACATTGATGATTGGGATACGATAGACCTTACCGGTCTGACCATCGTATCCCACACCAATGTTCTGGAAGATGCCGATGGCAACTCCTATAGCGGCAGCGTTGTGCTCTCGGACGGGTCGAAAGAGTTCACGGTTAGATTCACCGAGCTTGAGCAGCCTCTGTGCTATTGCCGCGGTACCATGATCGAGACAATAGACGGTCTGGTCGCCGTCGAAGATCTGCATGTCGGTGACATGGTGCGGACCAAGGATAACGGGTTCAAGCCGCTCATCTGGATTGGGGCCTCTCATCTGAGTGAGGCACGGCTGGTACTTGAGCCGGGTCTGAGGCCGATCCGGATCCAGGCGGATGCATTGGCTCCGGGTTATCCATCCGAAGATCTGTATGTCTCGCCACAGCACCGGGTTCTTGTTCGTTCGAGAGTTGCACAGAAGATGTTCGGCGTCGATGAGGTTTTGGTCGCTGCCAAGCAACTTCTGATGCTTGATGGAATTGACTATGCTGATGACGCTGAGGGTGTGGACTATTATCACTTCCTGTTCGACCAGCACGAGGTCGTCTATTCGAATGGTGCAGAGACAGAATCGCTCTATACTGGTCCTGAAGCGCTGAAATCGTTGTCCGAGGATGCGCGGGTCGAAATTCTGGCGATTTTCCCGGAGTTGCGGGATCTGGATTATGATGCAGTTCCGGCGCGGATGCTATCTTCGGGCCGTTTGGCCAGGAAGCTGGCCATTCGGCATCGCAAGAACCAGAAGCCGCTATACGCTGCCGGCCGTCTGTAA
- a CDS encoding IS5 family transposase (programmed frameshift): MSNLFWLTDAQMERLKPYFPKSHGKPRVDDRRVLSGIIFINRNGLRWCDAPTDYGPAKTLYNRWKRWSENGTFARIMVGLAAESAEHNTIMIDATYLKAHRTASSLRVKKGGGGRQIGRTKGGMNTKLHAVTDAKGRPIGFFMSAGQVSDYTGAAALLNSLPEADWLLADRGYDADWFRDALKNKGIKVCIPGRKSRKKPVKYDKRRYKRRNRIEIMFGRLKDWRRVATRYDRCPETFFSAILLAATVIFWL; the protein is encoded by the exons ATGAGCAACCTTTTCTGGCTGACTGACGCGCAGATGGAGCGTCTGAAACCCTATTTCCCGAAATCCCACGGCAAGCCACGCGTTGACGACCGGCGTGTGCTGAGCGGCATAATATTCATCAATCGTAATGGCTTGCGATGGTGCGACGCGCCGACGGACTACGGCCCCGCCAAGACGCTCTACAACCGCTGGAAGCGCTGGAGCGAGAACGGGACCTTCGCCCGGATCATGGTGGGCCTCGCCGCCGAGAGCGCCGAACACAATACGATCATGATCGACGCGACCTATCTGAAAGCGCACCGCACGGCCTCGAGCCTGCGGGTCAAAAAAGGGGGCG GCGGGCGCCAGATCGGGCGAACGAAAGGCGGCATGAACACGAAACTGCACGCCGTCACCGACGCGAAGGGCCGGCCGATAGGGTTCTTCATGTCCGCCGGACAAGTCAGTGATTACACCGGGGCAGCGGCACTTCTGAACAGCCTGCCGGAGGCGGATTGGCTGCTGGCCGATCGGGGCTATGATGCCGACTGGTTCAGAGATGCCTTGAAAAACAAGGGGATAAAGGTTTGCATCCCGGGTCGGAAGTCGCGCAAGAAACCCGTCAAATACGACAAGCGGCGATACAAACGCCGCAACCGCATCGAAATCATGTTCGGCCGACTCAAGGATTGGAGGCGCGTCGCCACCCGATACGACCGTTGCCCCGAGACCTTCTTCTCTGCAATCCTGCTCGCCGCGACCGTCATCTTCTGGTTATGA
- the rlmN gene encoding 23S rRNA (adenine(2503)-C(2))-methyltransferase RlmN translates to MSSPITQDVLTIPRKLPDAGRINIVGLTRDQLREALIAAGTPERQAKMRVGQIWQWVYHWGVRDFAQMTNLAKEYRAGLAEKFDISVPEIVSRQISEDGTRKYLLRLAGGHEVEAVYIPEDGRGTLCVSSQVGCTLTCSFCHTGTQKLVRNLTPGEIVGQLMLARDDLGEWPEPGKPKDETRLVSNMVLMGMGEPLYNFEAVRDAMRVVMDNEGLSLSRRRITLSTSGVVPEIARTAEEIGCQLAVSFHATTDEVRDKLVPINRRWNIEALLDALRDYPRLSNSERITFEYVMLDGVNDSDEDAHRLVRLIRGIPAKINLIPFNEWPGAPYRRSSWKRIESFADIIYKAGYASPIRTPRGEDIMAACGQLKSATERGRKSKAQIAAEAAAF, encoded by the coding sequence ATGAGCTCTCCGATCACGCAAGACGTGCTGACAATACCTCGCAAACTGCCCGATGCCGGGCGGATCAATATTGTCGGCCTGACCCGCGATCAGCTTCGCGAGGCGCTGATCGCCGCCGGAACGCCCGAGCGGCAGGCGAAAATGCGGGTCGGTCAGATCTGGCAGTGGGTCTATCACTGGGGCGTGCGCGATTTCGCCCAGATGACAAATCTCGCGAAGGAATACCGCGCCGGGCTGGCAGAGAAGTTCGATATCTCTGTGCCCGAGATCGTCTCGCGCCAGATTTCCGAGGATGGTACGCGCAAATACCTGCTGCGCCTTGCCGGCGGGCATGAGGTCGAGGCGGTCTATATTCCCGAGGACGGTCGCGGGACGCTGTGCGTTTCGTCTCAGGTCGGGTGTACGCTGACATGTTCCTTCTGTCACACCGGCACGCAGAAGCTTGTCCGCAACCTGACCCCGGGCGAAATCGTCGGACAGTTGATGCTGGCACGCGACGATCTGGGCGAGTGGCCCGAGCCGGGCAAGCCGAAGGACGAAACGCGGCTGGTTTCCAATATGGTGCTGATGGGCATGGGAGAGCCGCTTTATAATTTCGAAGCGGTGCGCGACGCCATGCGTGTGGTCATGGATAATGAGGGCCTGTCGCTGAGCCGTCGTCGCATCACCCTGTCCACATCCGGCGTCGTCCCCGAAATCGCGCGGACCGCCGAGGAAATCGGGTGTCAGCTCGCCGTCAGCTTCCACGCGACAACGGATGAAGTCCGCGACAAGCTGGTGCCGATCAACCGGCGCTGGAATATCGAGGCACTTCTGGATGCCCTGCGCGATTATCCGAGGCTCTCGAACTCGGAGCGCATCACCTTTGAATATGTGATGCTCGATGGCGTCAATGACAGCGACGAAGATGCGCACCGTCTGGTCCGGCTGATCCGCGGCATCCCCGCCAAGATTAACCTGATTCCGTTCAACGAATGGCCGGGTGCGCCGTATCGCCGCTCAAGCTGGAAGCGGATCGAGAGCTTCGCCGATATTATCTATAAGGCGGGCTATGCCAGCCCGATCCGGACGCCGCGCGGCGAAGATATCATGGCGGCTTGCGGGCAACTGAAATCCGCGACTGAGCGTGGCCGAAAATCGAAGGCCCAGATCGCCGCCGAAGCCGCTGCATTTTGA
- a CDS encoding Smr/MutS family protein yields the protein MARKRGLSPEDTDLWRRAMRNTTPLHPERRGDTALNGTSQKPSEKAKPSEPPQPAEGFPLPPEIRLGSRAGNTPKLNATSARPDTPGAGQLRMDRKLHKQMSKGKLRPEARLDLHGMTLAEADPELTAFILSCHANGLRLVLVITGKGRGRDPGPLPTRPGALRHHVPYWLHRPHLSRVVQQVTTAHLRHGGEGAYYVYLRR from the coding sequence ATGGCCCGCAAACGCGGCTTGTCGCCTGAAGATACGGATCTGTGGCGGCGGGCGATGCGTAATACCACGCCTCTCCACCCGGAGCGGCGCGGCGATACGGCGCTGAACGGCACTTCGCAGAAACCCTCCGAAAAGGCGAAACCGTCAGAGCCTCCGCAACCTGCGGAGGGTTTTCCACTGCCGCCGGAAATTCGTCTGGGCAGTCGGGCCGGAAATACGCCGAAGCTGAATGCGACATCGGCAAGGCCCGACACGCCGGGGGCAGGGCAGCTTCGCATGGACCGCAAGCTGCATAAGCAGATGTCAAAGGGTAAACTTAGGCCCGAAGCCAGGCTTGATCTGCACGGTATGACACTGGCCGAAGCCGACCCCGAGCTGACCGCGTTCATCCTGTCATGCCATGCAAACGGGCTGCGGCTTGTGCTTGTGATTACCGGCAAGGGCAGGGGTAGGGACCCCGGCCCACTGCCAACCCGGCCCGGCGCATTGCGTCATCATGTACCCTACTGGCTGCACCGACCGCATTTGTCGCGGGTCGTGCAGCAGGTCACTACCGCGCATCTCCGACATGGCGGCGAGGGCGCGTATTACGTCTATTTGCGGCGCTGA
- a CDS encoding Tim44/TimA family putative adaptor protein produces MSNPVIQLIVLAAIAVFLILRLRGVLGTRDGFEPSRVEQDQAERDFRVVEDDASGDDSDLTDHVDPESPAYAALVAMKQVEPSFSLGEFLSGAKQAYEMILVAFENGNLDDVRAFLAPDVAEAFDGAIAMRDRSGRTVEVDFLGTRETSLAAAEFDTDSNIAELSVRFVGEMIVATRDADGQVVEGDAKKPRKQRDTWTFEREMGAADPNWRLVATGA; encoded by the coding sequence ATGTCAAACCCGGTGATTCAGCTGATAGTTCTGGCCGCGATCGCGGTGTTCCTGATATTGCGCCTGCGCGGCGTTCTGGGAACGCGCGACGGATTCGAGCCGTCCCGGGTCGAACAGGACCAAGCCGAGCGGGATTTTCGCGTGGTCGAGGATGATGCCAGTGGCGATGACAGCGATCTGACCGATCATGTCGACCCTGAAAGCCCGGCATATGCTGCCCTTGTCGCGATGAAGCAGGTCGAGCCGTCCTTTTCGCTTGGAGAGTTCCTGTCCGGCGCAAAGCAGGCCTATGAGATGATCCTTGTTGCCTTCGAAAACGGCAATCTCGACGATGTCCGCGCTTTCCTTGCGCCCGATGTGGCCGAGGCGTTTGACGGTGCGATTGCGATGCGTGACCGCTCTGGCCGGACGGTCGAGGTGGATTTTCTGGGCACGCGCGAAACCTCGCTTGCCGCGGCCGAGTTCGATACGGACAGCAATATCGCCGAGCTTTCGGTTCGCTTCGTCGGTGAGATGATCGTGGCGACGCGTGACGCAGACGGACAGGTTGTCGAGGGTGACGCGAAAAAGCCCCGCAAGCAGCGTGATACCTGGACATTTGAGCGTGAAATGGGTGCGGCTGACCCGAATTGGCGGCTTGTCGCAACCGGTGCCTGA
- a CDS encoding FxsA family protein → MPILILFILIPIIEIALFIQVGGLIGLWPTIGLVLLSAVVGMMLIRSQGRRALADLQDSFRSMRDPTRPLAHGAMILFSGALMLTPGFFTDTVGLLLLIPAVRDWIMRLAGRRMTVTRSGFGFDDGKQPRHGWPGREEATIDGDYVVQDDPYTSRDDIELPPGDRSATKRNSGPRKPSGWTRPD, encoded by the coding sequence ATGCCGATACTGATCCTGTTTATCCTGATCCCGATCATCGAGATTGCCCTGTTTATCCAGGTCGGTGGCCTGATCGGGCTTTGGCCGACCATCGGGCTGGTGCTTTTATCGGCTGTGGTCGGCATGATGCTGATCCGCAGTCAGGGCAGGCGGGCTTTGGCGGATCTGCAGGATTCCTTTCGCAGTATGCGCGATCCGACACGGCCTCTGGCGCATGGCGCGATGATTCTGTTTTCCGGTGCGCTGATGCTGACTCCGGGGTTCTTCACCGATACAGTCGGCCTGCTGCTGCTAATCCCGGCGGTTCGCGACTGGATCATGCGGCTGGCCGGACGGCGGATGACCGTCACGCGCAGCGGTTTCGGCTTCGACGACGGAAAACAGCCGCGCCACGGCTGGCCCGGACGCGAAGAGGCGACGATTGACGGTGACTATGTCGTTCAGGACGATCCCTATACGTCACGCGACGATATCGAACTGCCGCCCGGAGACCGCAGCGCGACGAAGCGTAACTCCGGGCCGCGAAAGCCTTCTGGCTGGACGCGTCCGGACTGA
- the secB gene encoding protein-export chaperone SecB has protein sequence MTDENQNAAADNANNGSDTPQPPRMQILAQFVRDLSFENIVAQKGLNGSDVKPEIAVQVSLDARKRSVENQYEVIAKFRVSSKNSNDDSNLFLCELDYGGVFHVAGVPEEQLHPFLMIECPRMLFPFIRRIISDTTRDGGFPPVNLDPVDFVALYRQEIARRAQAERPANAPVS, from the coding sequence ATGACCGACGAAAACCAGAACGCCGCCGCTGACAACGCGAATAATGGCAGCGATACGCCGCAGCCGCCGCGCATGCAGATCCTCGCCCAGTTCGTGCGCGATCTTTCCTTCGAAAACATCGTGGCGCAAAAAGGTCTGAACGGTTCGGACGTCAAGCCGGAAATCGCGGTTCAGGTCAGCCTCGATGCCCGCAAGCGCAGCGTCGAGAACCAGTATGAGGTCATCGCGAAATTCCGTGTCTCGTCGAAGAACAGCAATGACGATTCGAACCTGTTTCTGTGCGAGCTGGATTATGGCGGAGTATTCCACGTCGCGGGCGTTCCCGAGGAACAGCTTCATCCTTTCCTGATGATCGAATGCCCGCGCATGCTGTTTCCCTTCATCCGCCGCATCATCAGCGACACCACCCGCGACGGCGGCTTCCCGCCGGTGAATCTGGACCCGGTGGATTTCGTTGCATTGTACCGGCAGGAGATCGCACGCCGCGCCCAGGCCGAGCGGCCCGCGAACGCCCCCGTTTCCTGA
- a CDS encoding HD family hydrolase, with protein sequence MPKRQMRAWQRMLSGRRLDLLDPTPVDIEIEDIAHGLSFVARWNGQTRGDWPYSVAEHSLLVEQAFTKLNPDTEPRWQLAALLHDAPEYVLGDMISPVKGALGQEYEEMDLRIAEAVHRRFGLPVKLPTKIKQLIKQADYISAWLEAIEIAGFSESEARTIFKVPKPGYCDGLRINLRPPTESRKAYLARFERLINVT encoded by the coding sequence ATGCCGAAACGACAGATGCGCGCCTGGCAGCGGATGCTGTCAGGGCGCAGGCTCGATCTGCTCGATCCTACCCCGGTCGATATCGAGATCGAGGATATTGCCCACGGTCTGTCCTTCGTCGCCCGCTGGAACGGCCAGACGCGCGGCGATTGGCCCTATTCCGTCGCCGAGCACTCATTGCTGGTCGAACAGGCATTTACAAAGCTGAACCCTGATACGGAACCACGCTGGCAATTGGCGGCCCTGCTGCATGATGCCCCGGAATATGTTCTGGGCGACATGATTTCGCCCGTAAAAGGGGCGTTGGGGCAGGAATATGAAGAGATGGATCTGCGTATTGCGGAAGCGGTTCATCGACGCTTCGGTTTGCCGGTGAAATTACCAACGAAAATTAAACAGCTCATAAAACAGGCAGATTATATTTCAGCCTGGTTGGAAGCAATAGAAATTGCAGGATTTTCGGAAAGTGAGGCGCGGACAATATTTAAGGTTCCGAAGCCCGGGTACTGTGATGGGCTTCGGATAAACTTGCGGCCGCCGACAGAGTCCAGAAAAGCTTATTTAGCGCGTTTCGAGCGATTAATTAACGTAACGTAA
- a CDS encoding H-NS histone family protein has product MIDLENLSLKELRDLRTQVDRSINGYEERKRREALAAVEEAAKEHGFSLNELTGGKKGRRSSKVSAKYANPNDPTQTWTGRGRRPLWVQDALNNGKSLEDLAI; this is encoded by the coding sequence ATGATCGATCTGGAAAACTTATCGCTTAAAGAACTTCGAGACCTACGCACCCAAGTTGACCGTTCAATCAATGGATATGAAGAGCGGAAGCGCCGCGAAGCTTTGGCAGCCGTTGAAGAAGCGGCAAAAGAGCATGGCTTTTCGCTGAATGAGCTGACAGGCGGCAAAAAGGGGCGTCGTAGTTCCAAGGTATCGGCGAAATATGCGAATCCCAATGATCCGACCCAGACCTGGACTGGCCGCGGACGGCGCCCGCTTTGGGTGCAGGATGCGCTGAACAATGGCAAATCGCTGGAAGATCTGGCGATCTGA
- a CDS encoding ActR/PrrA/RegA family redox response regulator transcription factor, translating into MSEEYDFEIGRDASLLVVDDDEIFANRLGRAMEKRGFQPKISFSVADALISLRSSPPAYAVVDLRLEDGNGLDIVDALHDLRPDARVVVLTGYGAIATAVAAVKMGATDYLAKPADANDIAAALLEKNEVLPSPPENPMSADRVKWEHIQRVYEQCDRNVSETARRLHMHRRTLQRILAKRSPK; encoded by the coding sequence ATGTCTGAAGAGTATGATTTTGAAATTGGCAGAGATGCTTCGCTGCTTGTTGTCGATGATGACGAGATTTTTGCAAACAGGCTTGGCCGCGCGATGGAAAAGCGGGGATTTCAGCCGAAGATCTCTTTTTCTGTGGCTGATGCCCTGATCTCTCTCAGATCGTCACCGCCCGCCTATGCTGTGGTCGATCTGCGTCTGGAGGATGGGAACGGGCTGGATATTGTTGATGCGCTTCATGATCTTCGCCCTGATGCGCGGGTTGTCGTGCTGACGGGCTATGGCGCCATCGCAACCGCAGTCGCTGCCGTGAAGATGGGAGCGACGGATTATCTGGCAAAGCCGGCTGATGCCAACGATATCGCTGCGGCTCTGCTGGAAAAAAACGAAGTTCTGCCGTCTCCGCCGGAAAATCCGATGTCTGCTGACAGGGTTAAATGGGAACATATTCAACGCGTTTATGAACAATGCGACCGAAATGTAAGCGAAACGGCAAGGCGGCTTCATATGCATCGGCGTACACTTCAGCGGATTTTGGCCAAAAGAAGTCCGAAATAG
- a CDS encoding SCO family protein: protein MTDKKLLIVGALASVLLLVLGWLWLGRADNAATQTALGDGQDAFSQCREGVIAGGAGSIGGPFEMTDENGNRVTDADIITKPTLIYFGFSFCPDVCPLDNSRNAEALDLLEEDGIDAQAVFVTVDPKRDTPEVMNDYTANMHEKMIGLTGSEEDIAAMAKTWRVAYIVNDDGSDDYTVSHTTQTYLSLPEAGFVEFFNRDISAEEMAERVGCFVNAS from the coding sequence ATGACTGACAAGAAGCTTCTTATCGTCGGGGCGCTTGCCTCTGTCCTGTTGCTGGTTCTTGGCTGGCTGTGGCTGGGCCGCGCGGATAATGCAGCCACGCAAACTGCACTTGGTGATGGTCAGGACGCGTTTTCGCAATGCCGGGAGGGCGTCATTGCAGGCGGTGCCGGTTCGATTGGCGGGCCTTTTGAAATGACCGACGAAAACGGCAATCGCGTGACGGATGCCGATATTATCACAAAGCCGACGCTGATCTATTTCGGCTTCAGCTTCTGCCCGGATGTTTGCCCGCTGGATAACAGCCGGAATGCCGAGGCGCTTGATCTGCTGGAAGAAGACGGGATCGACGCTCAGGCGGTTTTCGTTACGGTCGATCCGAAACGCGATACGCCGGAAGTGATGAATGATTACACCGCCAATATGCATGAAAAGATGATCGGCCTCACAGGTTCCGAGGAAGATATCGCGGCAATGGCGAAAACCTGGCGTGTCGCTTATATCGTGAATGACGATGGCAGTGACGATTATACCGTTTCGCATACGACGCAGACTTATCTGTCTTTGCCCGAAGCAGGATTCGTTGAGTTCTTCAATCGCGACATAAGCGCCGAAGAAATGGCCGAGCGGGTCGGTTGCTTCGTGAATGCGTCCTGA